In the Candidatus Delongbacteria bacterium genome, GGCGTTGATATCGATCAGCGTGACACTGTATCCAGCCTTGGCGAAGACATGGGCGATGCCATTGCCCATGGTGCCGGCACCGATCACGGAAATGCTGCGATTCATCGGAAATGTTCTCCTGGCAAAAGTCCGGTTCAGTCGATCTGACGGTCCACGATCAGGCTCACGGCTTCGCCGCCGCCGATACAGAGGCTGGCCAGCCCACGGCGCAGACCCGAGTCTTCCATCTCGTGCAGCAGAGTGACCAGGATCCTGGCTCCGCTGGCACCGATGGGATGCCCCAGACTGACCGCGCCCCCCCTTGGATTGACCTTGGCCGGATCCAGCTTGAGCAACTGGTTGTTGGCCAGAGATACCACCGAAAAGGCTTCGTTGATTTCGAAGCAGTCGATGTCCGCCAGTCCCAGTCCCGCTTTCTCGAGAGAGCGGGTGATCGCGGCGGCGGGAGCCGTTGTGAACCACTCGGGCTTCTGGCCAGCGCTGGCATGTGCCACGATGCGGGCCAGGGGCTTCAGACCCAGCTCGCGTGCCTTGTCGGCGCTCATCAGGACCAGGGCGGCCGCCCCGTCATTGATCGAACTGGCGTTGCCCGCCGTGACCGTACCATCCTTCTCGAAGGCAGGACGCAGACTGCCCAGGCGGGCCGGCTGGCCGCGTCCGGGCTCTTCGTCCGTATCCACGATCAGCGGATCACCCTTGCGCTGGGGCACTTCCACCGGAGCGATCTCGCGCTTGAACCGGCCGCTGGCGATTGCCTCGTTGCTGCGGCGGTAGGATTCCACCGCGAACGCATCCTGATCTTCGCGCGTGATGCACATCTCGCGGCTGCAGAGCTCGGCAGCACTGCCCATGTGGTAGTCGTTGTAGACGTCCCAGAGTCCATCATGAACCAGTCCGTCGATCAACTTGCCATGCCCCATGCGATAGCCGTTGCGGCCTTCCATGAGGTAGTAGGGCGTCAGGCTCATGTTTTCCATGCCGCCCGCCACGGCGATGTCGCAGTCACCGAGGGCGATCGCCTGGGCTGCCAGCATCACAGACTTGAGACCGCTGCCACAGACCTTGTTGACGGTCGTGCAGGGCACATGCTCGGGCAGACCCGCGAACAGGGCAGCCTGGCGCGCGGGAGCCTGGCCGACACCCGCGGGCAGTACCGTGCCCATGTAGACTTCACCCACGGTAGCGGGGTCCACCCCCGCGCGCTGGAGCGCAGCCTTGATGGCCACCGCACCCAGACGGGGACCGGGAATCGACGCAAGGCTGCCATTGAAGGAGCCGATGGGAGTGCGGGCAGCGCCCACGATCACTGTATCACGCATTGGAAATTCCTTTCCTTGACTCTGTCATGCCACCACCAGACCCTGCTCCTGCCATGGGATCATTCCATGACACAGAAACCAGGCCGAACAGTCCAGCCGCGCCAGCTCCTCCCGCAGGCGGGTGGCTTCGGCAGGGTTTTCATCCGAATCATTGCGCAGCCCCGGGCGAAAGGAAGACCGGGTCGAGAGCAGATCACCGGCCAACAGCAGACCGCCCTCGCCTTCGACGCGCACCACCTGATGTCCGGGCGTGTGCCCTTCCCTGAGCCAGATCTCAATGCGTGGCTCGAGGGCCCAGTCGCCGTCATGGATCAGGGTGCGCGGGCAGTTCATCAGCCGTTCCAGGTCCCCCCGGCGGAAGTAGCGAACACGGGCCCGACCATCCAGCTCGCGACGCCACCAATCCAGGGCAGCCTGTTGCACGTGAACCCATGCCTTGGGAAAACGCTCGTTGCCATAGTTCCACAGACCGCCGGCGTGATCTCCGTCGAGATGGGTCAGGACCACGTGATCCACCGTCTCGGCAGGAACCCCCAGGATGTCCAGCTGAGTCTCCAGATCGTGCTCCGGCGCCTGCCAGGCCAGGTCGGGCAGGTGCTGCATCAGTCCCGGATCGGGTCCGCAATCCACCAGCAGAGTCAGGCCATCACCGCGGATCACGCAGGCTCGCAGCGGCAGGGTGAAGCGCGACCGTCCCGCCCGTGCGCCGTCAGCCGGGCGCTCGGGTACCCGCAGCAACCCGCAGTCCAGAGGCCAGGCCCGAAACGCGCGCCCCTTCCAGGACGCGGGCAGACGTTCGCCCGCGGGTTGGATCACCGTGCATCCAGCAATTGTCGCGAGATCACCAGACGCTGGATCTCACTGGTTCCTTCACCGATCTCGCAGAGCTTGGCATCCCGGTAGAGCCGTTCGACCGGATACTCGCGTGTGTACCCGTATCCGCCGTGAATCTGGATCGCGCGGTCCGCGCACCATGAGGCGGTCTCGCTGGCGAAGAGCTTGGCCATGGCGCCAGCCTGGGAATAGTCCATGCCGGCGTCCTTCATCCTGGCCGCGCGCAGCACCAGTTCGCGAGAGGCTTCGACGCGGGTGGCCATGTCGGCCAGATAGCCCGCGATCACCTGGTTGTCGCAGATGGGCCGGCCGAACTGCACGCGATCCTGGCTGTAACGCAGGGATTCGTCGAGAGCACGCTGGGCCAGTCCCACCGAGAGCGCCCCAATGCTGATGCGGCCGCCATTGAGAGTCTTCAACATCTGCTTGAATCCCTGGCCGCGAGGCCCGAGCATCTGACTGGCCGGCACACGCACGTCCTCGAAGGAAAGGGCGTGGGTATCGCTGCCGCGCAGGCCCAGTTTCTTCTCCTCGGCGCCGATCGTGTAGCCCGGGGTTCCCTTCTCGATGATGAAACACGAGATCTCGCGTTTCGATGTGTCGGTCACGGCCGTCAGGATCAGGTAGTCGGCGTAGGCGGCATTCGTGATCCACATCTTGGACCCGTTGATCACCCAGTGATCGCCATCCTGGACCGCCTGGGTGCGCGTGCCTCCCGCATCACTGCCCGCACCGGGTTCGGTCAGTCCGAAGGCACCCAGTGTCTGGCCGCTGCAGAGTCGCGGCAGGTACTGGGCCTTCTGCTCGGGGCTGCCGAACATGTAGATCGGGTTGGTGCCCAGGCTGGTGTGGGCCGCGAGAATCAGCCCGGTGCTTCCACAGGCACGGCCGACTTCCTCGACGGCGATCGCGTAACACACGGTATCCATGCCGGCGCCGCCGAACTCTTCGGGATAGGGAATTCCCAGCAGCCCCAGTTCGGCCATCTTGCCGATGGTTTCGTGGGGAAAGCGCTGGTCGTGATCCAGCTCGGCCGCCAGGGGCTGGATCTCCCGCTGGGCGAAGTCACTGACCATCTCGCGCAGCATGCGCTGGTCTTCATTCAGGAATTCATATGCCATGGTGGTCCTTCGGGTGGTTTCAGACGGCCCGGCTCACGGGTTGCGATTCCATCCGCCGGGCTCCCGCGCGGCAGATGTCCTTCAGATGCAGCTGGATGCTGCGGCGTCCCTGCCAGACATTGTCTTCCACGCTGTAGACGATGTCCAGCAACTCGAGGTTGGCGATTTCGGGCTCCAGCCGCCCCAGACCGTATCCGATGGTCTCGAATTCGTAGCCACCCTTCTGCAGTCTGACGTGGAGATGCCCATTGCCGACCTGGCGTACCACGCTGCAGATCTGGACATCCCGGGTCAGGAAGAGGGGCTTGGGATTGCGGGGACCGTGTGGCGCGAAGCGGGCCAGGGTCTCCACGAACTGGCGATTGATTTCGGCCAGGGGGATCTCGGCAGCCAGCACCAGACGCGGGAGCAAGTCCTGCTCGCTTAGGTTGTTGGCACAATATTCCTTCAGCCGACGCGCGAACTCGGGAATCACTTCCTCGCGGATGGTGAGACCTGCCGCATACATGTGCCCACCGAACTGCTCGAGCAGTTCCTTGTTCTCATTCAGAGCACTGTAGATGTCGAATCCGGGAATGCTGCGCGCACTGCCCTTGCCCACGCCGTGTTCGTCGACGGAGATCAGCACGGTGGGGCGATGGTACTTCTCGATGATGCGCGAGGCGACGATTCCGATCACGCCGCAGTGCCATTCCCGCTGGGCCAGCACGATCACGCGGTCGTTGACCAGATCGACTTCCTGCTCGACTTTGAGCAGGGCTTCACTGAGTGTGCCCTGGTCGATGCATTTGCGCGCGCAGTTTTCCTCTTCCAGGACCTGGGCGATCTCTCGGGCGCGGCTGCGGTTCTTGGTGGTCAGCAGTTCCACGGCACGTTCCGCGTTGCCCATGCGACCCACGGCGTTGATCCGGGGGGCAAGGCCGAAGATGATCTGGCTCACATCCACTTCCCGCCCCTGGGGGCTGGCCACATCCAGCAGGGCACGAATGCCCGTGAGAGGTTGGGTGTTGAGCTTGTCCAGTCCCAGACTGACAAGGATCCGGTTCTCGCCCAGCAGCGGCACGATGTCCGCCGCACTTCCCAGC is a window encoding:
- a CDS encoding acetyl-CoA C-acetyltransferase: MRDTVIVGAARTPIGSFNGSLASIPGPRLGAVAIKAALQRAGVDPATVGEVYMGTVLPAGVGQAPARQAALFAGLPEHVPCTTVNKVCGSGLKSVMLAAQAIALGDCDIAVAGGMENMSLTPYYLMEGRNGYRMGHGKLIDGLVHDGLWDVYNDYHMGSAAELCSREMCITREDQDAFAVESYRRSNEAIASGRFKREIAPVEVPQRKGDPLIVDTDEEPGRGQPARLGSLRPAFEKDGTVTAGNASSINDGAAALVLMSADKARELGLKPLARIVAHASAGQKPEWFTTAPAAAITRSLEKAGLGLADIDCFEINEAFSVVSLANNQLLKLDPAKVNPRGGAVSLGHPIGASGARILVTLLHEMEDSGLRRGLASLCIGGGEAVSLIVDRQID
- a CDS encoding MBL fold metallo-hydrolase is translated as MIQPAGERLPASWKGRAFRAWPLDCGLLRVPERPADGARAGRSRFTLPLRACVIRGDGLTLLVDCGPDPGLMQHLPDLAWQAPEHDLETQLDILGVPAETVDHVVLTHLDGDHAGGLWNYGNERFPKAWVHVQQAALDWWRRELDGRARVRYFRRGDLERLMNCPRTLIHDGDWALEPRIEIWLREGHTPGHQVVRVEGEGGLLLAGDLLSTRSSFRPGLRNDSDENPAEATRLREELARLDCSAWFLCHGMIPWQEQGLVVA
- a CDS encoding acyl-CoA dehydrogenase, encoding MAYEFLNEDQRMLREMVSDFAQREIQPLAAELDHDQRFPHETIGKMAELGLLGIPYPEEFGGAGMDTVCYAIAVEEVGRACGSTGLILAAHTSLGTNPIYMFGSPEQKAQYLPRLCSGQTLGAFGLTEPGAGSDAGGTRTQAVQDGDHWVINGSKMWITNAAYADYLILTAVTDTSKREISCFIIEKGTPGYTIGAEEKKLGLRGSDTHALSFEDVRVPASQMLGPRGQGFKQMLKTLNGGRISIGALSVGLAQRALDESLRYSQDRVQFGRPICDNQVIAGYLADMATRVEASRELVLRAARMKDAGMDYSQAGAMAKLFASETASWCADRAIQIHGGYGYTREYPVERLYRDAKLCEIGEGTSEIQRLVISRQLLDAR
- the recJ gene encoding single-stranded-DNA-specific exonuclease RecJ, whose protein sequence is MEILWEHPGDIQSSQRVADVAESLNISPVIAAILLNRGLNSADEIQAFFTPSLKDLQDPMQMADMAKAVDTLIGALTDRRRIVVYGDYDVDGVTSVSLLYLVLKDLGGRVSYRIPERQNDGYGLSETAIGECWAQGDRLLVTVDTGITAVDQIRYARELGMDVIICDHHRPGDELPNANAILNPKVESCGYPFRELAAVGVAFKLVQALSDRLQLDDGLAFRYLDLAALGSAADIVPLLGENRILVSLGLDKLNTQPLTGIRALLDVASPQGREVDVSQIIFGLAPRINAVGRMGNAERAVELLTTKNRSRAREIAQVLEEENCARKCIDQGTLSEALLKVEQEVDLVNDRVIVLAQREWHCGVIGIVASRIIEKYHRPTVLISVDEHGVGKGSARSIPGFDIYSALNENKELLEQFGGHMYAAGLTIREEVIPEFARRLKEYCANNLSEQDLLPRLVLAAEIPLAEINRQFVETLARFAPHGPRNPKPLFLTRDVQICSVVRQVGNGHLHVRLQKGGYEFETIGYGLGRLEPEIANLELLDIVYSVEDNVWQGRRSIQLHLKDICRAGARRMESQPVSRAV